The sequence below is a genomic window from Candidatus Berkelbacteria bacterium.
ACACGCCTTTCCTGACGGGGAATATCTCCAGGTTGGACTCCCTGCTGGCGATTATGTTCAGGCCGCATGCAGCCGCTTCCATGGGCACAAGCGGATGCCCCTCGAATTTCGAAAAAAACAGCAGCGTGCCGGCAGACCTATACACATCGGGCATATCCTCATATCTAACCATGCCGAGATATCGGACTCCGGCAGAGTCCTGTCCTTCAACGCCGACTATTGTTATCTCGCCTTTATGGCTCTTGGCGTATTCTATTGCGTCATCAAGTCCTTTCAGTGCCGGATTGTCGCCGACCCATATAAATCCCCTGCCTCTTTTTCCGGGACTGAAAACTCCGGTGTCAACGCCGTTATGCACCACTGTTATCTTCTTCGGCTCTATCCCGTATTCCTGGATTATCTGGCTTTTGACGCTGTTGGAAACCGCTATTATGCAGTCCGATTTCCTCAATATCCTTCCCTGGAAGAACATTGCCATTCCGGACTTTATTTTATCCGTTGCTGTGCGCGGGGGCGATACCTTGTAGTAGTTTTTCCACAGTCCGTGGCATGTATACACCGTCTTTTTCATGAAAGGCCGGAAGGTGCAGAAATATCCGTGGGTGTCGTGGATATTTACGACGTCGCATCCGCTTGCTGCAACCCTGAGCGGTGCCGCCAGCATCAATATAATA
It includes:
- a CDS encoding glycosyltransferase family 4 protein gives rise to the protein MQVCYVLDSDPDRYNGGTPNVVRNIRRYARGHTVSGSRNAVKNIILMLAAPLRVAASGCDVVNIHDTHGYFCTFRPFMKKTVYTCHGLWKNYYKVSPPRTATDKIKSGMAMFFQGRILRKSDCIIAVSNSVKSQIIQEYGIEPKKITVVHNGVDTGVFSPGKRGRGFIWVGDNPALKGLDDAIEYAKSHKGEITIVGVEGQDSAGVRYLGMVRYEDMPDVYRSAGTLLFFSKFEGHPLVPMEAAACGLNIIASRESNLEIFPVRKGVYNVKGEDAAMVAKRHDWKNQAKLYSDIFLEAAMK